ttgggttgtctatctgggcaacaccaaTATCTAACTGATTAAAGATTGTTGTTAGGGGAGCATACAAAAGTTCAAACTAATAGATTTCTATTTGATACCAAGATATTCTATACATAGgcgacatatatttttttaaatctcTAAAATTTTGTATATGTACATTATATGGCATTTTGCTTATTGAAGTACTAACTTGACTTATCGAGCATTTTAGTATATATGTTTGCATGGAAGGCTCGGGTTCTCTTTTTTGTATTCGCATGGCATGTAATTGAGATGTGACCAAGGTTTTATCCTCAACAGCCTATCTCGTGACAAGAAAAGAATTTATTCAAAGAACTCATGACGAACTAGTAGCAATCATCTATCTGACTATCTCCACACAACATGGATTGTTTCATGGGCAGCATAGTTTGTGCCTATGGCAATGAGAACTCGCAGTATATTGACAATTTTCGGAAGACATTTGTTtgcctcatttacaaaattactGGCAATAAGCCTACTTCTGATAACAATTCTGTATCATTTTTAAGAGAAATATTCCAAAAACATGTGTCCCATTAAGCTAGGCAAAGGCTCCTACTTCCTATTAACCATAAAGCCTCTTAGACATACTACCTCTTTCAAGAGATAAAAACCTCTTGGTCCTATTTCATAGAAAAACTTTAACAGAGAATAATGCCAAAATAAGGATTTGAAAAAGAGCAGGGTGTTGACAATtgtgaaaaaaatataatttaagaaATAAGAAGCATAAAGCATTGTCCGAACTATATATGCATCAAAACTATCCAAAATTTACCTGGTTAAGAAGATCATAATCATCCAATAAATAAACATAGATTTAAACTAAACTGGAGAAATCCAGCATCATAAATCATTCTAGATTGTCTTGTTGTTTGTTATTTAACATGTCGACTTCAGAGTTCCAACTTCCAAGtaactcatcatgcaaactagtaTTTCACAACTAATTTTACACATTAACAGCATAAGTAAATAAATTTCATGGCGAAACCTAGAAGGGACACAATAAAAACATATCTTAAACTCCATCCGTGGAGCCCTACAGTGTTTATTATATatttcttgttcatttgaaaAAGCATATTTCATATAAACATTTAATAGGTAAAAAGGAAACTACTTTAAGGTTACATCTGACACCAACTAAAGCAAAAAATGAACCTAACTAGCATTGATATAAGAATATGCCCCTTCATACAATAATCTATCCTTTCAAATTCTATGTCTTTTCttggtcatttttttttttttaattcaatccgtatgattaaatccaattaacatGAGACAGCTAAGAGTGCAAACCATATACCAGCCATGACAAGAAAATATTTGTTATCTTGGCTCAAACAACTCCGATCGAAAAATTTAATGACTACAACttgcaaaaagaaaacaagggaaAAATTCTGATCCTTTTCCTAGAACATACTAAGATTGGTAATTCATTATTCCGGGGGTTCCCAAAATATATTGTACCTAGCTCCCTATCACcagctaattttttttaagatgaaAAGCCAATCAAGTGCTTACAAGCCTTCCTGGTCAAATAAGATAATATTCACCTTACATGCAACTTGATGATAATGTGGTGTGACATTATGTGGAAGTTTGGCATGTCCTTGACACACAATGGTTTGTGGCTGACATGGAAAACTTTGAgcatgaaaaaatatttataccaTCAAGGTTGAGAGGGCAAAAACATACTCTACAATGTATGAGACTTGCAAGGCCAAAAAACACAAGTAGATGTAGGGTCTTATGCCCTTACCAAAAAGCTAGAAATATAATTTAGTGAAACCCATTCGTTTTAGGTCGAGTCTTGCAACACAAGAATAAAAATGAGAAGCACACATTAGCAAAAAAGCAAGATTGAGGCACAATTTGTTTGCTATTCTCTTCTACAGGtatgagaagagaagaacatgtAGGTAAATAAAAACTTCTAGACAAGAATTTGGGAGCCAAACAGCAGGAAAAACTGGCTGCTAACAGATAATCTGCAGCTTGAAAAGAACATGtaggtaaataaaaaaaaatacggaTCTTGTCCAGCTATCCCCATTATTCCATGTCTCATATGCTTAATTTAATTTCTTTCATTAGGTGTAATTAATTAGCTTTACTTTCAACTAACTgttatgtaaaagattaacctaATAGATAAGTAAacagaaataaaaatatgttatgtaATTGAATGCATTAGTGTAATGTATGGCAATAGAATATAAAGCCAAACTATGAATTTGTGGGTTATACAACCATAAACTAAGACAACATGACATTGAACTAGCAATACCAGTAGGAGGCAGTAAAGCTAGATAACATAGCTAGAATATTATCATGGCTGATGAAAGAACATATATGAAGAGATTTTTGTCCTCAGGGAGAGCCAAAAGGCCTACCTCTTCACATATGTTCTGGTGAGATTAGAAAAACCATTCTGCAGAATCCCTACTACATTTTAATTCACCACAATCAAGGTATGAAAATAATGCAAGGTTACCCTCTCATGGTCATCAAGCCATTTCTCTTCCTCTGATGCGAACACCCATTTCTCCACCTTCTCCAAAATGTCTTTCCTGCTAAGGGCTTGCTCTTTGGCCTTTGCAATCTGATCATCCATGTCTGATAAAAGCTCAGAGAGATCTACTTTCCCTAGAAttccattaaaaaataaatgttaCTCATTTTTAAACTATATAGTGATTATTTGGTTAGGAAATATGTTATTAATCTGATCAATAACCGTAAGATCAATAtcgacaaaagaaaaaagaagaagaacaagaaataaGTCTAggttatgaaaaagaaaataaagaaagaaaagaggggggCAAAAAAAAGGGAGGATCGTACCTGGGTCTCTCGCGCCTCCTTCTCGGTCACGGTggttctcctcctccgccgtgGTCGGATCGGGGTAAGGGAGGTCCCCGGAGACTAAAACTcactccggcatcacttcggaggaggtttagcccctccctctcccactgCTCCCACCCTGGAGAAGGGCACCCCTCGCCCGCAGTCGCCGGAGCGGCTGCAGGCCGAGGAAGCGTCGGCCTCCTCAGGGGAGCTCCCAGGGGCTCGGCCCCACCTCGGGGACCCCGTTCGACTCCTCCGGCACCACTTCGGAGGAGGTCCAGGGCCTTCCCTTCTGCCGCTCCGAGGTGGGAGCATCTCCCGGAGGAGGCTCACCCCACGGTGGCACGgcgagagggagaagaggagggggggaagcaaagagagaggaaggacgGGAGAAGGGCTCGGCCGGaggtgaaagaagaagaaagaaaggggctagggcttccggtggagacgaaggaaggaaggagagagagagagagagagagagagagagaggagaatggAGGCGAGGAGGCGAAGAGGCGAGAAAATTCTGGAAGAAAGACCCTTAACGGGTCCGGCATAACGGGGCGGATCCtggttcgggtccgaaacccgttaaTCGCAATAAAAAGTAATTGGCTTAGCCAAATCTGACTAAGCCCAATCCCAATCAGATTGGGCTAAAACTGGACGAGCCCAAATTGCAGACCAGGTTAAGTCCGAATTAAATCAAGCCCGAATTCAGttgggtccgaacccaattaaactGAGCTAGTCCCAGCAGGCCCAATTCAATCTGAATCAATCCCAATTCAACTAATTAGAGACCAAATTGGCCTCGGGCCGACCCTAATTCAAGCCCAAATGATTTAAAATGATCCTGGACCAAGGTTAGACCCAATTAGACCTTGAGCCTAATGACCCAATCAGAAGAACAATTTGACAAATAGTCTACATTTTGCGCCAAAACTGTAAATGAATTATTTAGCAATGAAATCTTATCCTTGCCAAAAAATCAAAATCTGTTTGCAATGAAAATTATTTAGTCACCATATATAAAAAAGATCGGTGATGAAACTAATTTGTCACCAAAAaattgtagattttttttttttttcgtttttgcaTCCACATATAAACATTTGGGAACAATTCGTTTTGCTTTGCAAGTCTTGCAGCCATGCGCCATATTTTAAGACCTGTCAAAGTAATGGGCCAAATAATGTACTTTGTCTGCAGATGCACCTTTTTTTCCCCTCACAACCAGCTTAATGTGTTGCGAGTGGCCCTGCAGGAACTTCAGAAGAGGGAACAATCTACACCAGCAGTGGTGCCATACATCTGCAAATAAACTGAAAAGAGCATCTCTAAATCTTACTGAGTTGCACCCCCAATTGATTGAGCCAcccttatatttatttatataaataaagacATAGTATATATCCTCTATGTAGATCATAGGATCACTCTATGAATAGGTCAATTCTATAAGGCCTTCGCATTCCTAATCCTGTAGGGCCGGACGGCTTTGTTTGCCCCAGCTTAGCGAATCGTATCCCACCCCTGCTTTTCGACGACTTTCCGTTTTCCttcctattttcttcctatttgaCTGATTGGACTCCCTCGTCACAGTCTTCTTTTTTCGGAGTAAGAATTGCTTGCCTCGACTAGTGTGAAAGAGTGAGACAAACGAGACCAAGGCCATATAGAGTAACAGCCGATAAAAGAAGCTATCATGTCCATTCGGAAATCAATGGTCGCTTAATTGCTAAATTGACTCAAATCGAGCAAAGAAAGATAGGATCCCAAGTaagtttagaaaaaaatattttaatagtattttagtcattttgaaAAGGCAATACCTGCACCACTGCTTGCTATCATCAAATAGTGTCAAAAACTTCTCATGGTTGTAAGGCCGTATCCAGCATATGTACTGGTAGCACTGAACTTACAGTTGCTACTTGTTCACACTGTGGATGAAATGACTTGAAACAATCAGTGCATTGTTGCCAGTTCAGCATTTTGGCAGCTCAAGTGGTTCtagatattttctttcctaaagTACAGCTTAATTTAGTGGTCAGAATAGTTACAAAGGATAATCAAATTAAGTAAAGCTGCTTTTATTCCATAGCGTTTTCTTTATATGTTCATAATCTTTGTGCTCTCGTTaaaaatgtattttttttttttctattagagAACCAGCACTTGTGGAGAGAATTGGGGCTGCAACTGCTGTTGAAGTGAGAGCAACGGGCATTCCTTATGTTTTTGCTCCATGTGTTGCGGTAACAATGACATAAAACCATCCTGTTGCTGTGAATTTTGGTTCTTACAGAAAAGATATTCGAGTCTACTTAGAAGGGCTAGCTATGGCTGACAATGTCCAACACTATGTTTGTGCTCACCCATTTGGCCAGCTAGCAATAACAGGGGCAAATCCATCTTGGAAGTTCTACCAACAGATTATTGATAAATTTGGGAATTATTCAACACTGATGACATTTGAGAGTGCATCTAACTAATGGTGACCAAATGAGAAATAGGAACTGATTTGTAAGTAGGCATCTAGTCTTTATCAACTGAACTTCTTGCTTTACCAATGCTTAATCTAATAGACTTTATTGATTTTTACAGGCTGTGATTGTTCTCACCCCAGCCAACAGTAAAAGCATTATTGTATCAAGCCAGACGATTGATCATCAAGCCAGACATCTGATTTTGCAGTTTGACGTCCGTGCTGCAATCAGTAGAATTAAAATCACACTGCAACTTTGCGGTCTCCAATGCATCTTCATCCTTGTAAGTCAGCTGACCATTAGCTCTTGACTTATCGATACTGCAATCTTGTGCAAGGCCTGAAGCATCAAGCACCATTTGTCCAATCACATCTGTATCCGTCCTTTTGTTACCAATGCCATTGCTCAATATCCGATTATAAATAGGATTAAAGCTATGGTTCTGTTTCTGATCCTCCAATTTCTGTTCAGATTTGTCTGAGCTTCCAAAGTCTGAGAACTTTGGGTCTTTTTCAACATCATTCTAAAAAGTTGTGAGTATTCCTGGCATCATTTCATTGATCTGTAAAAGTAGAACCATAAGTAGCTGGAGTCATATCACTGTTTAACGATTAGTATCAAATAAACTTAATAAAAGATGATAAGAATCTTCTGAGAATACAGGATGATTTATCTTGACAAATTCCATAAGGTGTGAATCTATCTAAAATGGTATAATTACCTGCTTCGAAGATAGTCCTAGTTCCTTAAGATCTTCTATCTGCCCATCAAAACAGTCCATCTGATTAAATTGCTCCAATAACAGGGAAAAGGAGAATTAAATTGAAATggttttcttttcaatgataatGGTTTTCACTTTGCTTACTTCCTTAAAGGGCTCTGGAGTTTCCTCGCGAAGTTCGAGTATGTAGGTAGCTCTCTTCTCTCCAATCCACTGAACAAAGAACAGGAATTAGCATACATCAAGCCAAAATTAGGAGCAACAGACAGAAGTACAATCTAAGATCTTGAAACTGACCTtcaattgtttaagttcctccctataagaaaaaggaaaaagaaaaggaatagattagagagaaaaaggaatatATTAGAGAGACATTGTTTCCTATAAAAAAATCATCTAACTCTAAATAAAAGCAATTAAGGGAATTGTAGATCTTAACCATTTCATGATAATTTGTGTTCATCTGATGGCTTGCAGATCTTATACAAAAGGGGTGGTTGATAAATAACCTATGTATCTGACAATACAGCCTTGTGAATTTTTTTAATGCAGCTTTCTAGGTTTGCAAATATTAGGTcttgaaatataaaagaatgaacaagatgacACCCTCTAACTGTAGTTACATTGATGTTATCCACATTTCTTGTTGAAATAACTATCGCAAGTAAACAAGGATAAATTAGTTTTCTAAAGAAAGTCAAGGTTAATCAGTTCTTAACTTCCATGTGAGAATTGAAATCAATAAAACCTTCGGCAATGTTTTCTTGAAGTGATAAGTTGTGAAAATGGTTAACTAGTTAACCACATACGTGACCCAGACCAAATTTTTACATGGCAAGAAATACCAAAACAATCCACCATTTCATGCAAAAGAAGGAATTCCTAACATGCTGCCAAATGTTCCGTCTGATCCAGCATCATGTCATGCAAAACTAATGCTAAACCCCAACTTATAAGTGTTAATATAACTAGACCATTTTTTTGTTGCATCTCCTGAAGAGGATGATTTTTCACTGTATATACGAAGATGCTCCATGCAACCGCTTGCAACATCCAAACTTGTACTTCCCCACTAAGTGTACCCCATGCCTTTTGGACTCCACATTGCAAAAAGAGGATATAAGGGTTCTGGACTTACTTATTTCTCCTTGAGAGGAAGAAAGCGACTTACTTATTAGCCCTGTTAAGGAAAGATAGACATGCCTCGACCAACGATTTCTGTAACCATGAATAAGGAAAAAAGTTACGCATAATCAAAATGACAATACTCATTAACAACTTgccataaaaaaatgaaaaatacaaAACCTTGTCCCCTATACTATGAGTTCTGAAGATCTCTTGTGGAGGTTTGGTATGATCGAATGTTCCTATTCTTATCTCTCGAGTACTTAAAGATTTCAAGTCGTTCGATATCTTTCTCAACTGTTCACTTAGCAGTGGAGAGGAGGACTCAGCCATATCGACAAGAGAGTCATGGCTCTCCTTCATAATGCTTTCtgcaaaaatcaaaaaaatagaaaccaaAAAAACAACTCTGGTAAGAAACTGTCCTCCACCTCTGTAAAGATACTTAGAAACTTTGCAGCCATATGATATATACCTTCTAAATCTACAGTTGAACCAATATCAGGTCCAGTCTCACTTTCATAAATATCATTGTGCTCATCTGGAACAGAAACATCCTTGGGAGACTGGATAAAAAgtttaatataaatttaaatggCATCCCTTATGATGTAATAATATATCATAATCATATAAAGCTTCCGACTCAGAAAAAAAACCAACCTCTGGAATCTTAGATTCTGCATCAGTAGCAATGGGTGACACGCAAGTTTCCTGCATAAAATTCTTTCAGAAATTGCCAGCAGTTGAAGAAAAACTATGCATGTAGAAAAGTGCaatgctcaatacatatttgGAAACTTAACCACTAATTTGAAATAACAAAATAGTATCAAATATACGTCACTTTCTGTACATGTAGAATCACTTAAAGCATTCTCCtggggaaaagaaaaatcaatagGCATGCAGTGTTAAACAAAATCTCCCCTCTCACAAGCTGGTTTTATCCATACCGCACTTAAAAAGCTGGtttcacacaaaaaaaaaaaatggattgaCCTCATTTGATGTATCCACATTCATAGCAGCATTTGATAAGACATCATCCTTCATTacaattttataaattattcaatTAAAATATGGATCCTAAAATATAAGAGAACACATACTctccaaaaaattattttggaaaAACATTCTCCCTGCAGCATTAAGGTTGTTCTAAGTCATGAATTCCAACTCAATATAGTTATGCCTCTATATAGTTTATTTGTCTCGATAATATAGATCAAAGGAATTTGTTGCACAAAATTTGTTTACATCAAATTAAAAATAAGCATATAAATACTACTGCAACTTCAATTTTATTGTGGTAAGGTAATTCATTTAATGTACAGAATTACCATGTCTAAATATCTGcagattttcaaaaaaaaaaaaaggcgcaCCTATTTTCCGTATGGCATGAAAGAATTAATTTGAGAATTGAGTGGGTTTATTACCTTGATAGATTTGGTGCTAGGACTTGTAGCATTGGACGGCTTCCTAAGAGCATGGCAAAAGCAAAAGTTACTTCTGATGGATCATGTGAAAGGACAAATTAAATAACTCTAAACACATACTTTCCTTTTGTCGGAGATGTActattctttgttttcttctcaatTGAGCTAAATTGGGAGGGTCCAGGTTTCTTCATAGAACTGCTCAACGGTTGGGGCCTGTGTGTAGAAGGGTTGCTGAGCCAAGGTGTTGAGACACAGCGAGAAGTCAGTGTCCTAGTTACCATGTTCGCGTTGGAGCTCTGACCCAAAGGCTTCTTCCCTGTTAACTGCTGCATTGGGCTGGGCTTACTCCCAAATAGTGCTTCCTGCTTTGCAGCAAACTGCTCCTGCAGTCTCTTTCATTCCTACATAAAATGATGGCCGAAGGAGTAAGCACAGATATGTCTTGGCACTAGCAGATAAAATAcacaaaatacaaaatatagagCATCTAGCAGATAGACactggaagcaagaaaaacagaaaatgaaagCCCACCCATATTCGccgcttctcctcctctctctgatGCCTGAGCACAGTATGTTCTTCCAAGGTCTCTAGCAATCTTACCTGAAATATCAAAAGGACAGGCTTTAAATAAATCATAAGCTGTCACTAATTTGGCATATGTTTCCGGAGATCAAATTCTACCTTGTCATACATGAACgggattcctttttccttttcccaggcttttattttttgcagaGAGGTTCTCTATCAAGGCTACACAATGATAGGGTTAGTTTGTCAGAGAACTAACACTGCAGGAAAAGACAAGACAGAAAACAAACATAtgaattaaaaaacaaaagatgTACAAATATTACAGCCCTCTTTGCTAGCATTTTGTGAAAATGGAATGGTCGAGTAGCAGCTCTCTTTGCCTAATTAATAGATAGTAGTAATAACCTTGAATCATGGCATGAACATTACTTCATTGAAGGCATTGCATCTGGAAGGCTTTTAAAACTGAAGTATGCAAACAAATTATTAGCTTTTAGAGATTCTATACAGTGACAAATCATCCCCTTGGCCTCTTGTATATGCCATTAATGGATATGAAGCGTGTTGGGAGCCAAAGATAAGCTTGATGATACACTCTAAAAAAGTAAATTTGTTCTGTACTAGCTCACTAGAGATGATTGTTCCATGGATGTCCAAATAACTATGCATCATTCTACCCTATGGAGTTTCTCAGCGAGTTAAGGATGATGCCTGTGCCTTGGATATAGACTTTTTAAGACAAATGGAACAGCCATTCGCATACATTAATCTTCTTAAAAGAAAGTTCTAAAGAGAGCCACATTGGGAAATTATATGCTATACCATATCTAGAAgggcaaaaaattaataaatatctaTATGAGATGGAAATACCATTATAACAAAACtgcaaaataaaaaggaaaaaaaatagactACTACTATATGTGTGTGAGCATATGTAAGTTCTAATATTAAACATAAACTCGAGTGTCTGTGAGACAGTATCTTATATGATTGTCTCCACACTCCTAACAGCACTCCCATCTCAAATTAACATAACCCCACTTAGTACATTTGTTACTTTTCGGAAAAGGTACAAGAGAGGTGAACCTATAAAAGTTGGGGGAATATGTATTAAACTAAAATAGTAAACTAAGATTGGAGGATGATCGTTATCCGCAGAACCTCGCACATGCATAGCATGTGCCAAACTCTAATGCATGGAAATATGTTCTTACAGCCTCACTTCCCCATTCTTGCTGCCATGCTGGCTTCTCTACCTTCTCCACCCCTATCTTCCTATTTCTAATTTTAATGGTCTATTGCCAATTTTCTACTCATTGATATCTATTATATCGTTTCTTATTTTATGAATAACGATTGATTACAAACAATGTGGTGCCTGCCAAACCCCATGTCATATCCCAGCCCCCTGCATAGCACAACTGCTATTTAGAACCTTGATTGTATTCTACTTATCCTTTATAACAAAAGATAAGTAGCTAATAACTTTTAAACCAATCAATCATTAATTTAATTTGCTATGGAAATTAAACTAAATTATGCTGGATTATGTAATACTACATTACCATGAATCACTTGAAGCTATCTATCTACGTGTAAAGCAAAAGGCTTTGGAGCCCAAATGCATATTTGGACTCAAAATCCTTCCACTTTCCTTAATAAACATTGTACCTTGAAAAAAATCTTTAAGAAATCTGGTATGCTTATTTTCTGCAAGTTGCCAATTCTCATATAAACTAGCATTTATACAAACATATTAATAAACTAGGTGTTTGTGCATGTATACACATAAGTATGTATGTACATGAACATAACAAATTCATAACTTAGACATATTTGACAATAAAAACAACATAAACAAACACATCACAAAATCCACACA
The sequence above is drawn from the Phoenix dactylifera cultivar Barhee BC4 unplaced genomic scaffold, palm_55x_up_171113_PBpolish2nd_filt_p 000188F, whole genome shotgun sequence genome and encodes:
- the LOC113461992 gene encoding kinesin-like protein KIN-10B — encoded protein: MQETCVSPIATDAESKIPESPKDVSVPDEHNDIYESETGPDIGSTVDLEESIMKESHDSLVDMAESSSPLLSEQLRKISNDLKSLSTREIRIGTFDHTKPPQEIFRTHSIGDKKSLVEACLSFLNRANKEELKQLKWIGEKRATYILELREETPEPFKEIEDLKELGLSSKQINEMMPGILTTF